A window of the Chitinivorax tropicus genome harbors these coding sequences:
- a CDS encoding DUF2345 domain-containing protein, which translates to NVQLSAGRALVQKALQGISLFTHRVGMKLIAASGKLTVQAQDGEAEIGSAKSMYLYSVDDMVRIDAGKGILLTSGGAYIKIANGQIELGAPGDLAFKTARKSFEGPSSVAALTHTLPKSQTSMDERFILRYTDGQPVKNQPYRITKENGEVIEGITDEKGHTQLIEDQLMQELTLTLLPRPDGSTKHPVAATQATNATTSGEQQPSRQQPAPDSISTERISSQPDPSIAPAPDQDEPITV; encoded by the coding sequence AATGTACAGCTCAGTGCCGGGCGGGCCCTGGTCCAGAAGGCGCTGCAGGGGATCAGTCTGTTCACCCACAGGGTCGGCATGAAGCTGATTGCCGCGAGTGGCAAGCTGACTGTGCAGGCGCAGGATGGCGAAGCCGAAATCGGCTCGGCCAAGTCGATGTATCTCTATTCCGTCGATGACATGGTGCGCATCGATGCGGGCAAGGGCATCCTGCTCACTTCCGGCGGGGCATACATCAAGATCGCCAATGGCCAGATCGAGCTCGGTGCTCCAGGTGATCTCGCCTTCAAGACCGCTCGCAAAAGCTTTGAGGGGCCAAGCAGCGTAGCTGCACTGACACACACACTGCCCAAGAGCCAGACCAGCATGGATGAACGCTTTATTTTGCGTTATACCGATGGCCAGCCAGTCAAGAATCAGCCTTACCGAATCACCAAGGAAAATGGCGAGGTCATTGAAGGCATCACCGACGAGAAAGGTCACACGCAGCTCATTGAGGATCAGCTCATGCAAGAGCTGACACTGACCCTCCTGCCACGTCCAGATGGCAGTACCAAACACCCAGTTGCAGCGACCCAGGCAACCAATGCAACAACATCGGGCGAACAGCAGCCAAGCAGGCAACAGCCCGCACCAGACAGCATATCAACCGAGCGCATATCTTCACAGCCCGACCCGTCAATTGCCCCTGCACCCGATCAGGACGAACCCATCACCGTTTAG